From the Musa acuminata AAA Group cultivar baxijiao chromosome BXJ1-2, Cavendish_Baxijiao_AAA, whole genome shotgun sequence genome, one window contains:
- the LOC103972507 gene encoding PX domain-containing protein EREL1 isoform X4: MPTNSPPKHRHDGTSPLPLGMDWSPPPKRWDGRNTIWPHNPQTGWSYCAMIPSWVVQTEPGTSQESFLNPIVLKKTFPRKDIPSAPPKHAFLRINSSRMLLEERRQALEEWMGKLLSDIDLSRSAPAAGFLELETAARLSFQNENCQLEEPSSPANATAVAPSVPARPLLSASVADYSAVPSISHTVASDICSENIDEISELGTPKKGKTQVSEASTEPLALVHDLVSSTIAIGDDLMGESSLEHPEDFIRSKLNHRKEYHALERQTIGGSSSRDRIESISDQNHDKLYGHSRKLSAESIGSDSSSIRGSEVSAAGVTNSIWEVSLDVPDGAEIPNIMDALPHLNTQVLDKAQIVLPIDQRLKLNRVIVNMQQRLVTARTDMEDLIARLNQEMAVKEYLTTKVKDLEVELETTEQKGTENLQQAILIEKERVTQMQWDMDELHRKCTEMEAKLTSEQNEKNHAESEKTTASDETELLLQEVHCKEEELQNMQKCLAELEMKSKADIKVLVKEVKSLRKSQAELREVLNQSLKEKTDLEVVLHREKQRWSNAKSANEKLLHECRVLHDRLQECNVNFLMDEDDKFTISSSPDDALDLLATSDDRIGLLLAEAQLLARDDEESLLNVVDARTSESSQPLVAENGDISISTDNQIRKMLTDMFIDNVRLRKQVNSVIRCALNTVIKPEESEESHEVPSRNTVLNRFL; the protein is encoded by the exons ATGCCCACCAACAGCCCCCCGAAGCACCGACACGATGGGACCTCGCCGTTGCCCCTCGGCATGGACTGGAGCCCTCCCCCGAAGCGCTGG GATGGAAGAAATACTATATGGCCACACAATCCTCAAACTGGTTGGAGTTACTGTGCCATGATTCCTTCTTGGGTTGTTCAGACAGAACCTGGAACATCTCAAGAAAGCTTCTTAAATCCTATTGTT cttaagAAGACATTTCCCAGAAAAGATATTCCCTCTGCCCCTCCAAAGCATGCTTTTTTGAGAATAAATTCAAGCCGGATGCTCCTAGAAGAG AGAAGACAGGCTTTAGAGGAATGGATGGGAAAGCTACTCTCTGATATTGACCTCTCTAGAAGTGCACCTGCGGCAGGTTTTCTTGAGCTAGAAACTGCTGCAAGGTTAT CATTTCAGAATGAGAATTGTCAACTTGAAGAACCAAGTTCACCAGCTAATGCTACTGCTGTGGCCCCCTCAGTTCCAGCTAGACCCCTTTTAAGTGCTTCCGTCGCTGATTATTCGGCAGTTCCATCTATATCTCACACTGTTGCATCAGATATCTGTAGTGAGAATATAGATGAAATCTCAGAACTTGGAACTCCGAAAAAAGGGAAGACCCAAGTTTCTGAAGCCAGCACTGAACCTCTAGCACTTGTTCATGATCTAGTGTCTTCTACAATAGCTATTGGTGATGATCTCATGGGTGAATCATCCCTGGAACATCCAGAAGATTTCATTAGGAGTAAGTTGAACCACAGGAAAGAGTACCATGCTCTAGAGAGACAAACGATTGGTGGAAGTTCATCCAGAGACAGAATAGAGTCCATATCAGATCAGAACCATGATAAACTTTATGGTCATTCTCGAAAGCTCTCTGCTGAAAGCATTGGGAGTGATAGCAGTTCCATAAGAGGCAGTGAAGTATCAGCTGCTGGGGTCACCAATTCAATTTGGGAGGTATCCCTCGATGTTCCTGATGGCGCTGAAATTCCAAATATCATGGATGCACTTCCTCATCTGAATACACAAGTTCTTGATAAGGCACAAATTGTTCTTCCAATTGATCAAAGGCTTAAACTTAATAGAGTTATTGTCAATATGCAACAAAGATTGGTAACAGCAAGAACTGATATGGAGGATCTTATAGCAAGGTTGAATCAAGAAATGGCTGTTAAAGAATATCTTACAACAAAG GTCAAGGATTTAGAGGTAGAACTAGAAACTACTGAACAGAAAGGTACAGAAAACTTGCAACAAGCCATCTTAATCGAAAAAGAGAGAGTCACACAAATGCAATGGGATATGGATGAACTGCATAGGAAGTGTACAGAAATGGAGGCAAAACTTACATCTGAACAG AATGAAAAGAATCATGCAGAATCGGAGAAAACGACTGCTAGTGATGAAACAGAACTGTTACTGCAGGAGGTACATTGTAAAGAAGAAGAATTGCAGAATATGCAGAAATGCTTAGCAGAACTTGAAATGAAATCAAAGGCTGACATCAAGGTCCTTGTCAAAGAAGTGAAGTCTCTAAGGAAGTCTCAAGCAGAGCTGAGGGAAGTGCTGAATCAATCTTTAAAAGAGAAAACTGACCTAGAG GTAGTTCTTCATAGAGAAAAGCAAAGATGGTCCAATGCAAAATCAGCAAACGAGAAACTTCTTCATGAATGCAGAGTTCTTCATGATCGGCTTCAAGAGTGCAATGTAAATTTTCTCATGGATGAGGATGACAAATTCACTATTAGTTCTTCACCTGATGATGCTTTAGATCTCCTTGCAACTTCAGATGATCGTATAGGTCTACTTCTTGCAGAG GCTCAACTTCTGGCAAGGGATGATGAAGAATCTCTTCTGAATGTTGTTGATGCTCGAACCAGCGAATCTTCTCAACCTCTGGTTGCAGAAAATGGTGATATCTCAATTAGCACAGACAATCAGATAAGAAAAATGCTGACTGATATGTTTATAGATAATGTGAGACTAAGGAAACAGGTAAACTCAGTTATCAGATGTGCCTTGAACACAGTTATAAAACCAGAAGAGAGTGAAGAAAGTCATGAAGTTCCTTCAAGGAACACTGTTCTTAACCGTTTCTTGTAG
- the LOC103972507 gene encoding PX domain-containing protein EREL1 isoform X2, whose protein sequence is MPTNSPPKHRHDGTSPLPLGMDWSPPPKRWDGRNTIWPHNPQTGWSYCAMIPSWVVQTEPGTSQESFLNPIFYRIHVGIQSPEGVSTSHGLLRRFSDFLMLYSALKKTFPRKDIPSAPPKHAFLRINSSRMLLEERRQALEEWMGKLLSDIDLSRSAPAAGFLELETAARLSFQNENCQLEEPSSPANATAVAPSVPARPLLSASVADYSAVPSISHTVASDICSENIDEISELGTPKKGKTQVSEASTEPLALVHDLVSSTIAIGDDLMGESSLEHPEDFIRSKLNHRKEYHALERQTIGGSSSRDRIESISDQNHDKLYGHSRKLSAESIGSDSSSIRGSEVSAAGVTNSIWEVSLDVPDGAEIPNIMDALPHLNTQVLDKAQIVLPIDQRLKLNRVIVNMQQRLVTARTDMEDLIARLNQEMAVKEYLTTKVKDLEVELETTEQKGTENLQQAILIEKERVTQMQWDMDELHRKCTEMEAKLTSEQNEKNHAESEKTTASDETELLLQEVHCKEEELQNMQKCLAELEMKSKADIKVLVKEVKSLRKSQAELREVLNQSLKEKTDLEVVLHREKQRWSNAKSANEKLLHECRVLHDRLQECNVNFLMDEDDKFTISSSPDDALDLLATSDDRIGLLLAEAQLLARDDEESLLNVVDARTSESSQPLVAENGDISISTDNQIRKMLTDMFIDNVRLRKQVNSVIRCALNTVIKPEESEESHEVPSRNTVLNRFL, encoded by the exons ATGCCCACCAACAGCCCCCCGAAGCACCGACACGATGGGACCTCGCCGTTGCCCCTCGGCATGGACTGGAGCCCTCCCCCGAAGCGCTGG GATGGAAGAAATACTATATGGCCACACAATCCTCAAACTGGTTGGAGTTACTGTGCCATGATTCCTTCTTGGGTTGTTCAGACAGAACCTGGAACATCTCAAGAAAGCTTCTTAAATCCTATT TTTTACAGGATTCATGTGGGTATACAATCTCCAGAAGGGGTTAGCACCAGCCATGGATTATTAAGAAGATTCAGTGACTTCTTGATGTTATATTCTGCT cttaagAAGACATTTCCCAGAAAAGATATTCCCTCTGCCCCTCCAAAGCATGCTTTTTTGAGAATAAATTCAAGCCGGATGCTCCTAGAAGAG AGAAGACAGGCTTTAGAGGAATGGATGGGAAAGCTACTCTCTGATATTGACCTCTCTAGAAGTGCACCTGCGGCAGGTTTTCTTGAGCTAGAAACTGCTGCAAGGTTAT CATTTCAGAATGAGAATTGTCAACTTGAAGAACCAAGTTCACCAGCTAATGCTACTGCTGTGGCCCCCTCAGTTCCAGCTAGACCCCTTTTAAGTGCTTCCGTCGCTGATTATTCGGCAGTTCCATCTATATCTCACACTGTTGCATCAGATATCTGTAGTGAGAATATAGATGAAATCTCAGAACTTGGAACTCCGAAAAAAGGGAAGACCCAAGTTTCTGAAGCCAGCACTGAACCTCTAGCACTTGTTCATGATCTAGTGTCTTCTACAATAGCTATTGGTGATGATCTCATGGGTGAATCATCCCTGGAACATCCAGAAGATTTCATTAGGAGTAAGTTGAACCACAGGAAAGAGTACCATGCTCTAGAGAGACAAACGATTGGTGGAAGTTCATCCAGAGACAGAATAGAGTCCATATCAGATCAGAACCATGATAAACTTTATGGTCATTCTCGAAAGCTCTCTGCTGAAAGCATTGGGAGTGATAGCAGTTCCATAAGAGGCAGTGAAGTATCAGCTGCTGGGGTCACCAATTCAATTTGGGAGGTATCCCTCGATGTTCCTGATGGCGCTGAAATTCCAAATATCATGGATGCACTTCCTCATCTGAATACACAAGTTCTTGATAAGGCACAAATTGTTCTTCCAATTGATCAAAGGCTTAAACTTAATAGAGTTATTGTCAATATGCAACAAAGATTGGTAACAGCAAGAACTGATATGGAGGATCTTATAGCAAGGTTGAATCAAGAAATGGCTGTTAAAGAATATCTTACAACAAAG GTCAAGGATTTAGAGGTAGAACTAGAAACTACTGAACAGAAAGGTACAGAAAACTTGCAACAAGCCATCTTAATCGAAAAAGAGAGAGTCACACAAATGCAATGGGATATGGATGAACTGCATAGGAAGTGTACAGAAATGGAGGCAAAACTTACATCTGAACAG AATGAAAAGAATCATGCAGAATCGGAGAAAACGACTGCTAGTGATGAAACAGAACTGTTACTGCAGGAGGTACATTGTAAAGAAGAAGAATTGCAGAATATGCAGAAATGCTTAGCAGAACTTGAAATGAAATCAAAGGCTGACATCAAGGTCCTTGTCAAAGAAGTGAAGTCTCTAAGGAAGTCTCAAGCAGAGCTGAGGGAAGTGCTGAATCAATCTTTAAAAGAGAAAACTGACCTAGAG GTAGTTCTTCATAGAGAAAAGCAAAGATGGTCCAATGCAAAATCAGCAAACGAGAAACTTCTTCATGAATGCAGAGTTCTTCATGATCGGCTTCAAGAGTGCAATGTAAATTTTCTCATGGATGAGGATGACAAATTCACTATTAGTTCTTCACCTGATGATGCTTTAGATCTCCTTGCAACTTCAGATGATCGTATAGGTCTACTTCTTGCAGAG GCTCAACTTCTGGCAAGGGATGATGAAGAATCTCTTCTGAATGTTGTTGATGCTCGAACCAGCGAATCTTCTCAACCTCTGGTTGCAGAAAATGGTGATATCTCAATTAGCACAGACAATCAGATAAGAAAAATGCTGACTGATATGTTTATAGATAATGTGAGACTAAGGAAACAGGTAAACTCAGTTATCAGATGTGCCTTGAACACAGTTATAAAACCAGAAGAGAGTGAAGAAAGTCATGAAGTTCCTTCAAGGAACACTGTTCTTAACCGTTTCTTGTAG
- the LOC103972507 gene encoding PX domain-containing protein EREL2 isoform X3, translated as MPTNSPPKHRHDGTSPLPLGMDWSPPPKRWDGRNTIWPHNPQTGWSYCAMIPSWVVQTEPGTSQESFLNPIVFYRIHVGIQSPEGVSTSHGLLRRFSDFLMLYSALKKTFPRKDIPSAPPKHAFLRINSSRMLLEERRQALEEWMGKLLSDIDLSRSAPAAGFLELETAARLSFQNENCQLEEPSSPANATAVAPSVPARPLLSASVADYSAVPSISHTVASDICSENIDEISELGTPKKGKTQVSEASTEPLALVHDLVSSTIAIGDDLMGESSLEHPEDFIRSKLNHRKEYHALERQTIGGSSSRDRIESISDQNHDKLYGHSRKLSAESIGSDSSSIRGSEVSAAGVTNSIWEVSLDVPDGAEIPNIMDALPHLNTQVLDKAQIVLPIDQRLKLNRVIVNMQQRLVTARTDMEDLIARLNQEMAVKEYLTTKVKDLEVELETTEQKGTENLQQAILIEKERVTQMQWDMDELHRKCTEMEAKLTSEQNHAESEKTTASDETELLLQEVHCKEEELQNMQKCLAELEMKSKADIKVLVKEVKSLRKSQAELREVLNQSLKEKTDLEVVLHREKQRWSNAKSANEKLLHECRVLHDRLQECNVNFLMDEDDKFTISSSPDDALDLLATSDDRIGLLLAEAQLLARDDEESLLNVVDARTSESSQPLVAENGDISISTDNQIRKMLTDMFIDNVRLRKQVNSVIRCALNTVIKPEESEESHEVPSRNTVLNRFL; from the exons ATGCCCACCAACAGCCCCCCGAAGCACCGACACGATGGGACCTCGCCGTTGCCCCTCGGCATGGACTGGAGCCCTCCCCCGAAGCGCTGG GATGGAAGAAATACTATATGGCCACACAATCCTCAAACTGGTTGGAGTTACTGTGCCATGATTCCTTCTTGGGTTGTTCAGACAGAACCTGGAACATCTCAAGAAAGCTTCTTAAATCCTATTGTT TTTTACAGGATTCATGTGGGTATACAATCTCCAGAAGGGGTTAGCACCAGCCATGGATTATTAAGAAGATTCAGTGACTTCTTGATGTTATATTCTGCT cttaagAAGACATTTCCCAGAAAAGATATTCCCTCTGCCCCTCCAAAGCATGCTTTTTTGAGAATAAATTCAAGCCGGATGCTCCTAGAAGAG AGAAGACAGGCTTTAGAGGAATGGATGGGAAAGCTACTCTCTGATATTGACCTCTCTAGAAGTGCACCTGCGGCAGGTTTTCTTGAGCTAGAAACTGCTGCAAGGTTAT CATTTCAGAATGAGAATTGTCAACTTGAAGAACCAAGTTCACCAGCTAATGCTACTGCTGTGGCCCCCTCAGTTCCAGCTAGACCCCTTTTAAGTGCTTCCGTCGCTGATTATTCGGCAGTTCCATCTATATCTCACACTGTTGCATCAGATATCTGTAGTGAGAATATAGATGAAATCTCAGAACTTGGAACTCCGAAAAAAGGGAAGACCCAAGTTTCTGAAGCCAGCACTGAACCTCTAGCACTTGTTCATGATCTAGTGTCTTCTACAATAGCTATTGGTGATGATCTCATGGGTGAATCATCCCTGGAACATCCAGAAGATTTCATTAGGAGTAAGTTGAACCACAGGAAAGAGTACCATGCTCTAGAGAGACAAACGATTGGTGGAAGTTCATCCAGAGACAGAATAGAGTCCATATCAGATCAGAACCATGATAAACTTTATGGTCATTCTCGAAAGCTCTCTGCTGAAAGCATTGGGAGTGATAGCAGTTCCATAAGAGGCAGTGAAGTATCAGCTGCTGGGGTCACCAATTCAATTTGGGAGGTATCCCTCGATGTTCCTGATGGCGCTGAAATTCCAAATATCATGGATGCACTTCCTCATCTGAATACACAAGTTCTTGATAAGGCACAAATTGTTCTTCCAATTGATCAAAGGCTTAAACTTAATAGAGTTATTGTCAATATGCAACAAAGATTGGTAACAGCAAGAACTGATATGGAGGATCTTATAGCAAGGTTGAATCAAGAAATGGCTGTTAAAGAATATCTTACAACAAAG GTCAAGGATTTAGAGGTAGAACTAGAAACTACTGAACAGAAAGGTACAGAAAACTTGCAACAAGCCATCTTAATCGAAAAAGAGAGAGTCACACAAATGCAATGGGATATGGATGAACTGCATAGGAAGTGTACAGAAATGGAGGCAAAACTTACATCTGAACAG AATCATGCAGAATCGGAGAAAACGACTGCTAGTGATGAAACAGAACTGTTACTGCAGGAGGTACATTGTAAAGAAGAAGAATTGCAGAATATGCAGAAATGCTTAGCAGAACTTGAAATGAAATCAAAGGCTGACATCAAGGTCCTTGTCAAAGAAGTGAAGTCTCTAAGGAAGTCTCAAGCAGAGCTGAGGGAAGTGCTGAATCAATCTTTAAAAGAGAAAACTGACCTAGAG GTAGTTCTTCATAGAGAAAAGCAAAGATGGTCCAATGCAAAATCAGCAAACGAGAAACTTCTTCATGAATGCAGAGTTCTTCATGATCGGCTTCAAGAGTGCAATGTAAATTTTCTCATGGATGAGGATGACAAATTCACTATTAGTTCTTCACCTGATGATGCTTTAGATCTCCTTGCAACTTCAGATGATCGTATAGGTCTACTTCTTGCAGAG GCTCAACTTCTGGCAAGGGATGATGAAGAATCTCTTCTGAATGTTGTTGATGCTCGAACCAGCGAATCTTCTCAACCTCTGGTTGCAGAAAATGGTGATATCTCAATTAGCACAGACAATCAGATAAGAAAAATGCTGACTGATATGTTTATAGATAATGTGAGACTAAGGAAACAGGTAAACTCAGTTATCAGATGTGCCTTGAACACAGTTATAAAACCAGAAGAGAGTGAAGAAAGTCATGAAGTTCCTTCAAGGAACACTGTTCTTAACCGTTTCTTGTAG
- the LOC103972507 gene encoding PX domain-containing protein EREL1 isoform X1 codes for MPTNSPPKHRHDGTSPLPLGMDWSPPPKRWDGRNTIWPHNPQTGWSYCAMIPSWVVQTEPGTSQESFLNPIVFYRIHVGIQSPEGVSTSHGLLRRFSDFLMLYSALKKTFPRKDIPSAPPKHAFLRINSSRMLLEERRQALEEWMGKLLSDIDLSRSAPAAGFLELETAARLSFQNENCQLEEPSSPANATAVAPSVPARPLLSASVADYSAVPSISHTVASDICSENIDEISELGTPKKGKTQVSEASTEPLALVHDLVSSTIAIGDDLMGESSLEHPEDFIRSKLNHRKEYHALERQTIGGSSSRDRIESISDQNHDKLYGHSRKLSAESIGSDSSSIRGSEVSAAGVTNSIWEVSLDVPDGAEIPNIMDALPHLNTQVLDKAQIVLPIDQRLKLNRVIVNMQQRLVTARTDMEDLIARLNQEMAVKEYLTTKVKDLEVELETTEQKGTENLQQAILIEKERVTQMQWDMDELHRKCTEMEAKLTSEQNEKNHAESEKTTASDETELLLQEVHCKEEELQNMQKCLAELEMKSKADIKVLVKEVKSLRKSQAELREVLNQSLKEKTDLEVVLHREKQRWSNAKSANEKLLHECRVLHDRLQECNVNFLMDEDDKFTISSSPDDALDLLATSDDRIGLLLAEAQLLARDDEESLLNVVDARTSESSQPLVAENGDISISTDNQIRKMLTDMFIDNVRLRKQVNSVIRCALNTVIKPEESEESHEVPSRNTVLNRFL; via the exons ATGCCCACCAACAGCCCCCCGAAGCACCGACACGATGGGACCTCGCCGTTGCCCCTCGGCATGGACTGGAGCCCTCCCCCGAAGCGCTGG GATGGAAGAAATACTATATGGCCACACAATCCTCAAACTGGTTGGAGTTACTGTGCCATGATTCCTTCTTGGGTTGTTCAGACAGAACCTGGAACATCTCAAGAAAGCTTCTTAAATCCTATTGTT TTTTACAGGATTCATGTGGGTATACAATCTCCAGAAGGGGTTAGCACCAGCCATGGATTATTAAGAAGATTCAGTGACTTCTTGATGTTATATTCTGCT cttaagAAGACATTTCCCAGAAAAGATATTCCCTCTGCCCCTCCAAAGCATGCTTTTTTGAGAATAAATTCAAGCCGGATGCTCCTAGAAGAG AGAAGACAGGCTTTAGAGGAATGGATGGGAAAGCTACTCTCTGATATTGACCTCTCTAGAAGTGCACCTGCGGCAGGTTTTCTTGAGCTAGAAACTGCTGCAAGGTTAT CATTTCAGAATGAGAATTGTCAACTTGAAGAACCAAGTTCACCAGCTAATGCTACTGCTGTGGCCCCCTCAGTTCCAGCTAGACCCCTTTTAAGTGCTTCCGTCGCTGATTATTCGGCAGTTCCATCTATATCTCACACTGTTGCATCAGATATCTGTAGTGAGAATATAGATGAAATCTCAGAACTTGGAACTCCGAAAAAAGGGAAGACCCAAGTTTCTGAAGCCAGCACTGAACCTCTAGCACTTGTTCATGATCTAGTGTCTTCTACAATAGCTATTGGTGATGATCTCATGGGTGAATCATCCCTGGAACATCCAGAAGATTTCATTAGGAGTAAGTTGAACCACAGGAAAGAGTACCATGCTCTAGAGAGACAAACGATTGGTGGAAGTTCATCCAGAGACAGAATAGAGTCCATATCAGATCAGAACCATGATAAACTTTATGGTCATTCTCGAAAGCTCTCTGCTGAAAGCATTGGGAGTGATAGCAGTTCCATAAGAGGCAGTGAAGTATCAGCTGCTGGGGTCACCAATTCAATTTGGGAGGTATCCCTCGATGTTCCTGATGGCGCTGAAATTCCAAATATCATGGATGCACTTCCTCATCTGAATACACAAGTTCTTGATAAGGCACAAATTGTTCTTCCAATTGATCAAAGGCTTAAACTTAATAGAGTTATTGTCAATATGCAACAAAGATTGGTAACAGCAAGAACTGATATGGAGGATCTTATAGCAAGGTTGAATCAAGAAATGGCTGTTAAAGAATATCTTACAACAAAG GTCAAGGATTTAGAGGTAGAACTAGAAACTACTGAACAGAAAGGTACAGAAAACTTGCAACAAGCCATCTTAATCGAAAAAGAGAGAGTCACACAAATGCAATGGGATATGGATGAACTGCATAGGAAGTGTACAGAAATGGAGGCAAAACTTACATCTGAACAG AATGAAAAGAATCATGCAGAATCGGAGAAAACGACTGCTAGTGATGAAACAGAACTGTTACTGCAGGAGGTACATTGTAAAGAAGAAGAATTGCAGAATATGCAGAAATGCTTAGCAGAACTTGAAATGAAATCAAAGGCTGACATCAAGGTCCTTGTCAAAGAAGTGAAGTCTCTAAGGAAGTCTCAAGCAGAGCTGAGGGAAGTGCTGAATCAATCTTTAAAAGAGAAAACTGACCTAGAG GTAGTTCTTCATAGAGAAAAGCAAAGATGGTCCAATGCAAAATCAGCAAACGAGAAACTTCTTCATGAATGCAGAGTTCTTCATGATCGGCTTCAAGAGTGCAATGTAAATTTTCTCATGGATGAGGATGACAAATTCACTATTAGTTCTTCACCTGATGATGCTTTAGATCTCCTTGCAACTTCAGATGATCGTATAGGTCTACTTCTTGCAGAG GCTCAACTTCTGGCAAGGGATGATGAAGAATCTCTTCTGAATGTTGTTGATGCTCGAACCAGCGAATCTTCTCAACCTCTGGTTGCAGAAAATGGTGATATCTCAATTAGCACAGACAATCAGATAAGAAAAATGCTGACTGATATGTTTATAGATAATGTGAGACTAAGGAAACAGGTAAACTCAGTTATCAGATGTGCCTTGAACACAGTTATAAAACCAGAAGAGAGTGAAGAAAGTCATGAAGTTCCTTCAAGGAACACTGTTCTTAACCGTTTCTTGTAG
- the LOC103972507 gene encoding PX domain-containing protein EREL1 isoform X5: MLYSALKKTFPRKDIPSAPPKHAFLRINSSRMLLEERRQALEEWMGKLLSDIDLSRSAPAAGFLELETAARLSFQNENCQLEEPSSPANATAVAPSVPARPLLSASVADYSAVPSISHTVASDICSENIDEISELGTPKKGKTQVSEASTEPLALVHDLVSSTIAIGDDLMGESSLEHPEDFIRSKLNHRKEYHALERQTIGGSSSRDRIESISDQNHDKLYGHSRKLSAESIGSDSSSIRGSEVSAAGVTNSIWEVSLDVPDGAEIPNIMDALPHLNTQVLDKAQIVLPIDQRLKLNRVIVNMQQRLVTARTDMEDLIARLNQEMAVKEYLTTKVKDLEVELETTEQKGTENLQQAILIEKERVTQMQWDMDELHRKCTEMEAKLTSEQNEKNHAESEKTTASDETELLLQEVHCKEEELQNMQKCLAELEMKSKADIKVLVKEVKSLRKSQAELREVLNQSLKEKTDLEVVLHREKQRWSNAKSANEKLLHECRVLHDRLQECNVNFLMDEDDKFTISSSPDDALDLLATSDDRIGLLLAEAQLLARDDEESLLNVVDARTSESSQPLVAENGDISISTDNQIRKMLTDMFIDNVRLRKQVNSVIRCALNTVIKPEESEESHEVPSRNTVLNRFL; this comes from the exons ATGTTATATTCTGCT cttaagAAGACATTTCCCAGAAAAGATATTCCCTCTGCCCCTCCAAAGCATGCTTTTTTGAGAATAAATTCAAGCCGGATGCTCCTAGAAGAG AGAAGACAGGCTTTAGAGGAATGGATGGGAAAGCTACTCTCTGATATTGACCTCTCTAGAAGTGCACCTGCGGCAGGTTTTCTTGAGCTAGAAACTGCTGCAAGGTTAT CATTTCAGAATGAGAATTGTCAACTTGAAGAACCAAGTTCACCAGCTAATGCTACTGCTGTGGCCCCCTCAGTTCCAGCTAGACCCCTTTTAAGTGCTTCCGTCGCTGATTATTCGGCAGTTCCATCTATATCTCACACTGTTGCATCAGATATCTGTAGTGAGAATATAGATGAAATCTCAGAACTTGGAACTCCGAAAAAAGGGAAGACCCAAGTTTCTGAAGCCAGCACTGAACCTCTAGCACTTGTTCATGATCTAGTGTCTTCTACAATAGCTATTGGTGATGATCTCATGGGTGAATCATCCCTGGAACATCCAGAAGATTTCATTAGGAGTAAGTTGAACCACAGGAAAGAGTACCATGCTCTAGAGAGACAAACGATTGGTGGAAGTTCATCCAGAGACAGAATAGAGTCCATATCAGATCAGAACCATGATAAACTTTATGGTCATTCTCGAAAGCTCTCTGCTGAAAGCATTGGGAGTGATAGCAGTTCCATAAGAGGCAGTGAAGTATCAGCTGCTGGGGTCACCAATTCAATTTGGGAGGTATCCCTCGATGTTCCTGATGGCGCTGAAATTCCAAATATCATGGATGCACTTCCTCATCTGAATACACAAGTTCTTGATAAGGCACAAATTGTTCTTCCAATTGATCAAAGGCTTAAACTTAATAGAGTTATTGTCAATATGCAACAAAGATTGGTAACAGCAAGAACTGATATGGAGGATCTTATAGCAAGGTTGAATCAAGAAATGGCTGTTAAAGAATATCTTACAACAAAG GTCAAGGATTTAGAGGTAGAACTAGAAACTACTGAACAGAAAGGTACAGAAAACTTGCAACAAGCCATCTTAATCGAAAAAGAGAGAGTCACACAAATGCAATGGGATATGGATGAACTGCATAGGAAGTGTACAGAAATGGAGGCAAAACTTACATCTGAACAG AATGAAAAGAATCATGCAGAATCGGAGAAAACGACTGCTAGTGATGAAACAGAACTGTTACTGCAGGAGGTACATTGTAAAGAAGAAGAATTGCAGAATATGCAGAAATGCTTAGCAGAACTTGAAATGAAATCAAAGGCTGACATCAAGGTCCTTGTCAAAGAAGTGAAGTCTCTAAGGAAGTCTCAAGCAGAGCTGAGGGAAGTGCTGAATCAATCTTTAAAAGAGAAAACTGACCTAGAG GTAGTTCTTCATAGAGAAAAGCAAAGATGGTCCAATGCAAAATCAGCAAACGAGAAACTTCTTCATGAATGCAGAGTTCTTCATGATCGGCTTCAAGAGTGCAATGTAAATTTTCTCATGGATGAGGATGACAAATTCACTATTAGTTCTTCACCTGATGATGCTTTAGATCTCCTTGCAACTTCAGATGATCGTATAGGTCTACTTCTTGCAGAG GCTCAACTTCTGGCAAGGGATGATGAAGAATCTCTTCTGAATGTTGTTGATGCTCGAACCAGCGAATCTTCTCAACCTCTGGTTGCAGAAAATGGTGATATCTCAATTAGCACAGACAATCAGATAAGAAAAATGCTGACTGATATGTTTATAGATAATGTGAGACTAAGGAAACAGGTAAACTCAGTTATCAGATGTGCCTTGAACACAGTTATAAAACCAGAAGAGAGTGAAGAAAGTCATGAAGTTCCTTCAAGGAACACTGTTCTTAACCGTTTCTTGTAG